The Cottoperca gobio chromosome 22, fCotGob3.1, whole genome shotgun sequence genome contains a region encoding:
- the mbip gene encoding MAP3K12-binding inhibitory protein 1, with product MAETMKLSGNHAPPNETSKMSSSYRDCMCAILKLLSGFGKELKLSDAALRIEVNINAVDLPSSPDAHVYSCLQEHITKLQAVSEGLKTLVDAHGDTSSIKDAVTSSSLKEQTTALTEYYPPSPEAAESETEADDVMVQIRARKSEIERRISAFMERKQMEINENNVREFCNVIDCNQENSCARTDAVFTPYPGFKSHVKVTRVVNTYGPQTRGGGGQGEAGEQQRGPMPRDCGNAAIEERLLNIETHLKLPTAGPVPLSVYQRLKKLEDRILELEGLSPEYFQSTSHLHKRAKTSPAQVCSLTELDEKISAVKAALLKRVNEFGPGYGSECPL from the exons ATGGCGGAGACAATGAAGCTGAGTGGAAATCACGCTCCTCCTAATGAAACCAGCAAAATGTCCAGCAGCTACAGGGACTGCATGTGTGCGATTCTGAAGCTGTTGTCAGGCTTCGGGAAAGAG ctCAAATTAAGTGATGCTGCTCTGAGAATAGAAGTCAACATCAATGCTGTGGATCTTCCGTCATCTCCAGATGCTCATGTGTACAGCTGTTTGCAGGAGCATATCACTAAATTACAG GCTGTTTCAGAAGGCTTAAAGACACTCGTGGATGCTCACGGGGATACATCATCTATAAAAGACGCTGTAACCTCATCGTCACTCAAAGAGCAGACGACCGCGCTGACTGAGTACTACCCTCCCAGCCCAGAGGCTGCAGAAAGCGAGACGGAGGCTGATGACGTCATGGTTCAGATCAGAGCCAGGAAGTCAGAG ATTGAGCGAAGAATATCTGCATTTATGGAACGCAAGCAGATGGAGatcaatgaaaacaatgtaCGCGAGTTTTGCAACGTGATCGACTGCAATCAGG AAAACAGCTGTGCCAGAACAGACGCTGTTTTCACTCCTTATCCCGGTTTTAAAAGCCACGTGAAAG TTACCCGGGTGGTAAACACTTACGGGCCCCAGACTCGTGGTGGGGGAGGCCAAGGAGAGGCGGGGGAACAGCAGAGGGGGCCGATGCCAAGAGACTGTGGAAATGCAGCCATAGAAGAAAGACTTCTCAACATCGAGACGCACCTGAAACTACCAACAG CGGGCCCAGTTCCATTGAGTGTCTACCAGAGACTGAAGAAGCTGGAGGATCGTATCCTGGAGTTGGAGGGACTCTCACCGGAGTACTTTCAGTCCACC AGTCACCTGCACAAGCGAGCAAAGACGTCCCCTGCTCAG GTCTGCAGTCTGACCGAGCTGGATGAGAAGATCAGTGCCGTGAAAGCGGCGCTGCTAAAGAGGGTGAATGAATTCGGGCCTGGATATGGATCAGAGTGTCCGCTGTAA